A genomic segment from Candidatus Desulfarcum epimagneticum encodes:
- a CDS encoding ATPase, with translation MTEKEMSRKTGGLFVGADVGASRTKVVAIRPDRSLAGHAVEKSGTDFAAAAERCLARSLEMAAASDKDIRNAVSTGYGRKNVSFAQSSKTEIGCHAKGCFFYFPKEITVIDIGGQDNKIIKLDASGRRTSFKMNRKCAAGTGAFLEEMSPRLDIPLEDMDALARRSKSMVKLGSFCTVFSATEVLENIRNGKKVEDIVKGLFFSVVKRVLEMDSFTEHVAMTGGVVAHNPHLVEMMEEISGKKILVPERPQLTGAMGAALYALEAMDA, from the coding sequence ATGACTGAAAAAGAGATGAGCCGAAAAACAGGCGGGCTTTTTGTGGGGGCGGATGTGGGCGCCTCCAGAACCAAGGTGGTGGCGATCCGGCCCGACAGGAGCCTGGCCGGGCATGCCGTGGAGAAGTCCGGGACCGATTTCGCCGCGGCCGCCGAACGGTGCCTGGCCCGGTCCCTTGAAATGGCCGCCGCCTCTGACAAAGACATCCGAAACGCCGTCTCCACGGGTTACGGCCGGAAGAATGTCTCATTCGCCCAAAGCTCCAAAACCGAGATCGGATGCCACGCCAAAGGATGTTTTTTTTATTTCCCCAAAGAGATCACCGTCATCGACATCGGGGGCCAGGACAACAAGATCATCAAACTGGACGCCTCGGGCCGCAGGACTTCCTTTAAAATGAACCGCAAATGCGCGGCCGGAACCGGCGCCTTTCTGGAGGAGATGTCTCCCCGTCTGGACATTCCCCTGGAGGACATGGACGCGCTGGCCCGCCGCTCAAAGAGCATGGTGAAGCTCGGCAGTTTCTGCACGGTGTTTTCCGCCACCGAGGTGCTTGAAAATATTCGGAACGGGAAAAAAGTGGAGGACATCGTCAAAGGGCTGTTCTTCTCCGTGGTCAAACGGGTGCTGGAGATGGATTCGTTCACCGAGCATGTGGCCATGACCGGCGGGGTGGTGGCGCACAATCCCCACCTGGTGGAGATGATGGAGGAGATTTCCGGGAAAAAAATTCTTGTGCCCGAGCGGCCCCAGCTCACCGGGGCCATGGGCGCCGCCCTGTACGCTCTGGAAGCCATGGACGCGTGA
- a CDS encoding 2-hydroxyglutaryl-CoA dehydratase has product MAEEKKTARKKIKAAGDLGKFMAKYYYELDNAAKTGEKKIAWCTSVGPAELLRAMGFLVYFPETHSAMLGSTRMATDLIPKANAMGYSPDICSYLTADIGAHLEGVSPLAKVFKGIEGPPKPDILVYNTNQCRDVQDWFEWYGREFDAPVIGVQTYRNVKDVTPVHASAIAGQIKGLVAPLEEVAGAGLDMDLFKKTVGLSRRCSDLWKEVLDTAAHTPSPLTFFDGATLMGAAVVGRGTQKAVDCYEILLAELKQRAADGVGAVEDEKFRIYWDGMPVWGRLSAHAKMFSELKTNVLASTYCNSWIFSDLDSDDPFGSMARAYTKLFIVRSDEYKEAYIRDMLAFFKADGVIYHDAKTCPNNSNCRYGLSQRIEKDTGIPFLTINGDLNDLRLISDEQTKTNVEAFIEQLEEKKS; this is encoded by the coding sequence ATGGCTGAAGAAAAGAAAACGGCGAGAAAAAAGATCAAAGCCGCCGGGGATTTGGGAAAATTCATGGCGAAGTATTATTATGAGCTGGACAACGCCGCCAAGACCGGGGAGAAGAAAATCGCGTGGTGCACCAGCGTGGGTCCGGCCGAACTGCTTCGGGCCATGGGTTTTCTGGTCTATTTCCCCGAAACCCACTCGGCCATGCTGGGCTCCACACGCATGGCCACGGATCTGATCCCCAAGGCCAACGCCATGGGGTACTCCCCGGACATATGCTCTTATCTCACCGCCGACATCGGCGCCCACCTGGAGGGCGTTTCGCCTTTGGCCAAGGTGTTTAAGGGAATTGAGGGCCCCCCGAAGCCCGACATCCTGGTTTACAACACCAACCAGTGCCGCGATGTGCAGGACTGGTTCGAATGGTACGGAAGGGAATTCGACGCCCCGGTGATCGGTGTCCAGACCTACCGGAACGTCAAGGATGTCACGCCGGTTCACGCCTCGGCCATCGCCGGTCAGATCAAGGGCCTGGTGGCCCCTTTGGAGGAGGTGGCGGGCGCCGGGCTGGACATGGATTTGTTTAAAAAGACCGTGGGCCTTTCCCGGAGATGCTCGGATTTATGGAAGGAGGTCCTGGACACGGCGGCCCATACGCCCTCTCCTTTGACATTCTTTGACGGCGCCACCCTCATGGGCGCGGCCGTGGTGGGCCGGGGCACCCAGAAGGCCGTGGACTGCTACGAAATTCTTCTGGCCGAGCTTAAGCAAAGGGCGGCCGACGGGGTGGGCGCCGTGGAGGATGAGAAGTTCCGGATTTACTGGGACGGCATGCCCGTCTGGGGCCGGCTCAGCGCCCATGCCAAAATGTTCTCTGAGCTGAAAACCAATGTGCTGGCCTCCACCTACTGCAACAGCTGGATATTCTCAGACCTGGACTCCGACGATCCCTTCGGCAGCATGGCCCGGGCCTACACCAAGCTGTTCATTGTCAGATCCGATGAATACAAAGAGGCCTATATCCGGGACATGCTGGCGTTTTTTAAAGCGGACGGGGTGATTTACCACGACGCCAAGACCTGCCCCAACAACTCAAACTGCCGCTACGGCCTGTCCCAGCGAATTGAAAAAGACACCGGCATTCCGTTTCTGACCATCAACGGCGATTTGAACGACTTAAGGCTCATATCCGATGAGCAGACCAAGACCAACGTGGAGGCGTTCATCGAGCAGCTGGAGGAAAAAAAGTCATAG